A genome region from Acidobacteriota bacterium includes the following:
- a CDS encoding Gfo/Idh/MocA family oxidoreductase, protein MIRRDFLKTAAGTAAALGSGSASAAAAETAAPTYRAGVIGLGWTGVLYDLAGRGGLHRQGTYWDPAYDMEGNRPTPGEIDVHRKFYHHDHPGNEGLPVSYSEALHSRPEVELVAGAERDRRRLAIFGERYGIEALYTDAIEMFRRERLDIVAVCTNVKGRSFLTCAAVEHGAKAVITEKPMVLTLEEADRMVQACADRGVPLVAGAITTVHPSFEKAKQMVLDGTIGEVVSIEAGFYLSQHQNWTYFIDSPPAWVSGIGDGPRLENGSDEFRGQGMMVTRKGQVVHFRPGGPMIRVSGSKGEISFDRRGRGWRIWRDVKSLSGPTRRVEVPWPDPKFVGSYGAVNCLDDALRCLAGDLDEPKNSGRRVAQAMEVEIALKLSSARGGERVELPLADRSLGLNYAWFR, encoded by the coding sequence ATGATTCGAAGGGATTTTCTGAAGACCGCGGCGGGGACTGCCGCCGCTCTCGGTTCGGGGTCCGCCTCCGCGGCTGCGGCCGAGACGGCGGCACCGACCTATCGAGCCGGCGTCATCGGCCTGGGCTGGACCGGCGTCCTCTACGATCTGGCCGGCCGAGGTGGGCTGCACCGGCAGGGAACCTATTGGGATCCCGCCTACGACATGGAGGGAAACCGCCCCACGCCCGGCGAGATCGACGTTCACCGGAAGTTCTACCACCACGATCACCCGGGGAACGAGGGTCTGCCCGTCTCCTACTCGGAAGCGCTTCACTCCCGTCCCGAAGTGGAACTGGTGGCGGGAGCGGAACGGGACCGGAGACGGCTGGCGATCTTCGGGGAGCGCTATGGAATCGAAGCCCTCTACACCGACGCCATCGAGATGTTCCGCCGCGAACGGCTGGACATCGTCGCGGTCTGCACCAACGTCAAGGGCCGTTCCTTTCTGACCTGCGCCGCGGTGGAGCACGGGGCCAAGGCGGTGATCACGGAGAAGCCCATGGTCTTGACCCTGGAGGAGGCGGACCGGATGGTCCAGGCTTGTGCCGACCGGGGGGTTCCGCTGGTGGCCGGGGCCATTACCACGGTCCATCCCTCTTTCGAGAAGGCGAAGCAGATGGTTCTGGACGGGACCATCGGAGAGGTGGTCTCCATTGAGGCCGGCTTCTACCTCTCCCAGCATCAGAACTGGACCTACTTCATCGACAGTCCGCCGGCCTGGGTGAGCGGCATCGGCGACGGCCCACGCCTGGAAAACGGCAGCGACGAATTTCGTGGTCAGGGGATGATGGTGACCCGGAAGGGTCAGGTGGTCCACTTTCGGCCCGGCGGTCCCATGATCCGGGTCAGTGGATCGAAGGGGGAGATCAGCTTCGACCGCAGGGGAAGAGGATGGAGAATCTGGCGGGACGTCAAATCTCTGTCCGGCCCGACGCGGCGAGTCGAAGTCCCCTGGCCCGATCCCAAGTTCGTGGGTTCCTATGGAGCCGTCAACTGCCTCGACGATGCCCTGAGGTGCCTGGCCGGAGACCTGGACGAACCCAAGAACTCGGGCCGGCGCGTGGCTCAGGCCATGGAGGTGGAGATCGCCCTCAAATTGTCCTCGGCTCGTGGCGGAGAGCGGGTGGAACTACCTCTGGCCGACCGGTCTCTGGGCCTG